The following is a genomic window from Flavobacteriales bacterium.
GTCAGGCGTTCATTCCTACTGCTCATGGCCAATCCATGGGGTTCACGTACAATGGGGCAGGGTATGATATCTATCGCGTAGTCATGCTCATCGACCAACTTGCGAATGATGGCAAGCTGCTGGAAGTCCTTCTCTCCGAAACAGGCCACATCCGGCTGGATGATATCGAATAAGCGCGCTACTACCTCTACTACGCCATCGAAATGACCCGGACGTTCTGCCCCTTCCATTACTAGGTCCAGACCCTCGTATTCGATCGTCTTGGTCTTATGGCCTTCTGGGTAGATCTCCTCTACATCGGGCATGAAGGCCACATGACAGCCTGAAGCCTCCAGTTTGACAAGGTCCGCCTCTATGGTGCGGGGATAATTCTCCAGGTCGCTGGCTTCGTTGAATTGGGTTGGATTGACGAAAATGCTGGCGACCACCACGTCTGCATGTTCTAGGGCTTTGGT
Proteins encoded in this region:
- the panC gene encoding pantoate--beta-alanine ligase codes for the protein TKALEHADVVVASIFVNPTQFNEASDLENYPRTIEADLVKLEASGCHVAFMPDVEEIYPEGHKTKTIEYEGLDLVMEGAERPGHFDGVVEVVARLFDIIQPDVACFGEKDFQQLAIIRKLVDEHDYAIDIIPCPIVREPHGLAMSSRNERLTEEQRQRAAILYETLQEMKNLVDIMNPDEVEQWGRDALNSSEYAELEYIQVADSQTLKTIFRWHECDSARAFVVARFGEVRLIDNLEIFRA